The following proteins are encoded in a genomic region of Cyclonatronum proteinivorum:
- the rplB gene encoding 50S ribosomal protein L2, producing MPTKKLKPVTPGTRHRIAPDFSEITTNQPEKSLLSKLHSKGGRNNHGRITTRHQGGGHKRRYRIIDFKRNKFDVPAKVATIEYDPNRTARIALLHYADGEKRYILAPNKLKVGDTVISSTTTVVPEIGNAYPLMNMPLGTTIHNIEMQPGKGGQIVRSAGTSAQLIAKSDRYVTIKLPSGEVRMILGKCLATVGTVSNLDHMNVTLGKAGRSRWLGIRPTTRGVVMNPVDHPMGGGEGRASGGHPRSPWGQIAKGLKTRNRRKLSSKFIVRRRNQK from the coding sequence AACTAAAACCAGTAACTCCGGGCACACGACACAGAATCGCGCCTGATTTTAGTGAGATTACTACAAATCAGCCGGAGAAATCTCTTCTTTCGAAGCTGCATTCCAAAGGTGGTCGTAACAATCACGGACGTATCACAACCCGTCATCAGGGTGGTGGTCACAAGCGCCGCTATCGGATTATCGACTTTAAGCGTAATAAGTTTGACGTTCCTGCCAAAGTTGCAACGATAGAGTACGATCCAAACCGTACCGCACGCATTGCATTGCTGCACTATGCTGATGGAGAAAAGCGCTACATCCTTGCCCCGAATAAACTTAAGGTTGGAGATACGGTTATCAGCAGCACTACCACAGTAGTTCCTGAAATCGGTAATGCATACCCCCTTATGAATATGCCGCTGGGTACAACGATTCATAATATCGAAATGCAGCCCGGCAAAGGCGGACAAATTGTTCGCAGCGCAGGTACATCGGCGCAGCTTATTGCGAAATCAGACCGCTATGTCACCATCAAACTTCCTTCAGGTGAAGTAAGAATGATACTCGGCAAGTGCCTTGCAACCGTTGGCACGGTCAGCAACCTTGACCACATGAACGTTACGCTTGGTAAAGCAGGTCGCAGCCGCTGGCTGGGAATCAGACCAACGACACGTGGTGTGGTAATGAACCCTGTTGATCACCCGATGGGTGGTGGTGAAGGCCGTGCATCCGGCGGACACCCGCGTTCACCATGGGGACAAATTGCGAAAGGCTTGAAGACGCGTAATCGTCGTAAGCTTTCATCCAAATTCATTGTAAGAAGACGGAATCAAAAGTAA
- the rpsS gene encoding 30S ribosomal protein S19, whose product MPRSLKKGPFVHFKLQKKVDQSLETKSKKVIKTWSRGSMITPDFVGITFAVHNGKQFIPVYVTENMVGHKLGEFAPTRTFKGHPVKKGDKKR is encoded by the coding sequence ATGCCAAGATCATTAAAAAAAGGACCTTTCGTCCACTTTAAACTTCAGAAAAAGGTAGATCAGAGCCTTGAAACAAAGTCCAAAAAGGTTATCAAAACCTGGTCAAGAGGCTCAATGATTACTCCGGATTTCGTAGGAATTACATTCGCGGTTCATAATGGTAAGCAGTTTATTCCGGTTTATGTTACTGAGAATATGGTAGGCCATAAACTGGGTGAGTTTGCTCCTACAAGAACTTTCAAGGGTCACCCGGTTAAGAAAGGTGACAAAAAACGATAA
- the rplV gene encoding 50S ribosomal protein L22 has translation MEPTIKYEAKAVQRYLRRAPRKLRLVADLVRGMNVETAINKLKHLNKAGAIEVSKVIRSASANLQDRFEDEVIEMSDLRIKTIMVDEGPTLKRIQPAPQGRAHPIRKRMSHITVIVEKKDESETTEE, from the coding sequence ATGGAACCAACCATTAAATACGAAGCCAAAGCCGTGCAGCGCTACCTGCGCAGAGCACCCCGTAAACTCCGCCTCGTGGCTGACCTGGTAAGGGGGATGAATGTTGAGACAGCTATTAACAAGCTCAAGCATTTGAACAAAGCCGGGGCGATTGAAGTCTCCAAAGTTATTCGTTCTGCCTCTGCCAACCTGCAGGACAGGTTTGAAGATGAGGTTATTGAAATGAGTGACCTCCGGATTAAAACGATTATGGTTGATGAAGGCCCAACCCTAAAGCGGATACAGCCCGCACCTCAGGGGCGTGCGCATCCGATCCGGAAGCGGATGAGCCACATTACAGTGATTGTTGAAAAGAAAGATGAATCAGAAACCACAGAGGAATAA
- the rpsC gene encoding 30S ribosomal protein S3, with translation MGQKTHPIGLRLGIIRGWNSNWYTENSTADNVKEDFALRTYLRKRLSNAGLSRIIIERTPKRVLLTLLTSRPGVIIGKGGEEVEKIRTELKKFTDKDVQINISEIKRPEVDASLVAQNIAQQLEARISFRRAMKTAIASAMRMGAKGIKVKCSGRLGGAEMARTEQYKEGRVPLHTLRAEIDYYNHTAQTIYGSIGVSVWIFKGEVIGEVDLSPSTITAKQEKSGPGSNRRNRRSGGGDRRKRGGGGGGRGQRRTKQ, from the coding sequence TTGGGTCAGAAAACACATCCGATAGGTTTAAGACTTGGAATTATTCGTGGCTGGAATTCCAACTGGTACACTGAAAACAGTACAGCAGATAACGTTAAGGAAGATTTCGCACTCCGCACGTATCTCCGCAAACGTCTCTCCAATGCTGGACTTTCCCGTATTATCATCGAGCGTACGCCAAAGCGTGTACTTCTGACACTTCTTACAAGCCGCCCAGGTGTTATTATCGGTAAAGGTGGTGAAGAAGTAGAAAAAATCCGCACGGAGCTCAAGAAGTTTACAGACAAAGATGTGCAGATCAACATCAGCGAGATTAAACGCCCTGAAGTTGATGCCAGCCTTGTAGCACAGAATATTGCACAGCAGCTGGAAGCACGTATCTCATTCCGTCGCGCTATGAAAACAGCTATTGCGTCGGCCATGCGCATGGGTGCCAAAGGCATCAAAGTTAAGTGCAGCGGTCGTCTTGGTGGTGCTGAAATGGCACGTACCGAACAGTATAAAGAAGGCCGTGTGCCGCTCCATACCCTGCGTGCCGAAATCGATTACTACAACCATACTGCGCAGACCATTTACGGCAGTATCGGCGTATCAGTCTGGATTTTCAAAGGGGAGGTGATTGGTGAAGTAGATCTTTCTCCATCCACCATTACGGCCAAGCAGGAAAAATCAGGTCCTGGTTCGAATCGCAGAAACCGCAGAAGCGGAGGCGGAGACCGCCGCAAGCGCGGTGGTGGCGGTGGAGGCAGAGGTCAGCGCCGTACTAAACAATAG
- the rplP gene encoding 50S ribosomal protein L16, which translates to MLEPKRVKRRRVHKGRIKGNTSRGHQIAFGDFAIKALEPKYITARQIEACRVAISRKMSREGQIWIRIFPDKPVTSKPAETRMGKGKGALDHFVAVVHPGRILFEVTGVSQKLAYEALRLAQFKLPIKTKLITRRDYKGS; encoded by the coding sequence ATGTTAGAACCAAAACGAGTTAAAAGAAGACGCGTCCACAAAGGCCGGATTAAAGGAAACACAAGCCGCGGACATCAGATTGCATTTGGTGATTTCGCCATTAAAGCACTTGAGCCAAAGTATATCACAGCCCGTCAGATTGAAGCTTGCCGTGTTGCCATTTCCCGTAAAATGTCCCGGGAAGGTCAGATCTGGATTCGCATATTTCCGGATAAGCCTGTGACAAGCAAGCCGGCTGAAACACGGATGGGTAAAGGTAAAGGTGCTCTTGATCACTTTGTAGCCGTAGTTCATCCCGGAAGAATATTGTTTGAGGTAACTGGTGTGAGCCAAAAGCTGGCCTATGAAGCGCTTCGCCTTGCTCAGTTCAAGCTACCAATTAAAACAAAACTCATCACCCGTAGAGACTACAAAGGTAGTTGA
- the rpmC gene encoding 50S ribosomal protein L29 produces the protein MKPHELRELSLDELQVRVKENESALQKMRFNKAVAGQVENPARFKMLRRDTARLLTIIAEKENQA, from the coding sequence ATGAAACCACACGAATTACGTGAACTTTCTTTGGATGAACTGCAGGTTAGGGTGAAAGAAAACGAAAGTGCCCTTCAGAAAATGCGTTTTAATAAAGCTGTAGCCGGTCAGGTTGAAAACCCGGCCCGCTTTAAGATGCTTCGCAGGGATACTGCGCGTCTGCTTACCATCATAGCAGAAAAAGAAAATCAAGCCTAA
- the rpsQ gene encoding 30S ribosomal protein S17: MSDKLERKDRKQRIGRVVSNSMNKSITVAVDRQIKHPIYSKFITKTKKYMTHDEENAANPGDIVRIMETRPLSKNKRWRLVEIIERAK; this comes from the coding sequence ATGTCAGACAAATTAGAACGCAAAGATAGAAAGCAGCGCATCGGCCGTGTTGTAAGCAACAGTATGAACAAAAGCATTACTGTTGCGGTCGACCGCCAGATTAAGCACCCGATTTACAGCAAGTTCATTACGAAGACCAAAAAGTACATGACGCATGATGAGGAAAATGCGGCGAATCCAGGCGACATTGTTCGCATTATGGAAACACGCCCGCTTTCCAAAAACAAGCGTTGGAGACTTGTTGAAATTATTGAACGAGCCAAATAA